The genomic segment TCAACGTGTGACGCGAAGAGGAATGTGCCTTCGCTATTGGCGGGCGATCGCCGACGCCGGGTCATCGGTGCGGATCAAGCTTGCAGTGACCGACGTCTCGTTCATCGACCATGACGGCGAGCGTCTGCTGGAGCGGATGTGGCGGGAGGGCGCCGAACTCGAGGCGTCCGGCTGCATGAACCGGCGCGTGATCGACCGGATCCGGACACAGTCCAGGCAGCTGGCAAGAAGGCCGCACCCCAGCAGCCCCTATCGTTACGAGCCGCCACCGCCCGACCGCTCGGGTCTGGGCCGCGAGATCCCGAGGCGGCGCATTGTTGAGAAGAGCGTGGTTCGCTTGAGACCGAGGCGTGAGGCGGCGCCCGCGGGGCCGCCGATCACCCATCCGGTTTCTTCCAGGGTGCGCAGGATGTGCTGCCGCTCGGCGTCTTCGAGCGACACCGCCAAGCCGGGCGGCGGCTCGGCCGACGCTTCGAACTCCGAGAGCGACACCCGCAGCGTGGCTCCGGGCGACAGGATGACCGCGCGCTCGATCACGTTCTGCAGCTCACGGACGTTGCCCGGCCAGTGCCAGCGGCACAGCGCATCCATGCTCTCACGCGCCACCGACTCGATCGGTCGGCGCAGCCGCTTCGCGTAGCGCTGCGTGAAGTACCTGACCAGCGGAGGAATGTCCTCGCGGCGGTCCCTCAGCGGCGGAATCTTGATCGGAAAGACGTTCAGCCGGTAATAGAGATCCGACCGGTATTCGCGCTTCGCGACCATTTCCTGCAGGTTGCGGTTCGTGGCCGCGATCAGGCGGAAATCGACGTGAATCGTGCGGGTGCTCCCCAGGCGCTCGATCTCGTGCTCTTGCAGCGCGCGCAGGAGCTTCGACTGCAGATCCAGCGGCACGTCGCCGATTTCATCGAGAAACAGCGTCCCCTGGTTGGCGAGCTCGAAGCGGCCTGGTTTTTGGTTGAGCGCGCCGGTGAACGCGCCCTTTTCGTGGCCGAACCACTCGCTCTCGAGCAAGCCGGTCGGTGACGTGGCGCAGTTGACGGTCACGAGCGTCCGCGCCTTCCGCTCGCTCATCGAATGAATCGCGCGCGCAATGAGTTCCTTGCCGGTTCCCGTTTCGCCGAGCAGCAGGACGCTGGTGTCGGTCGGCGCGACGCTGCGGAGCTGCGCAAGCACGCGTTGCAGCGCCTTGCTGTCGCCGACGATCTCGCCGAAGTGCAGCGTGCCTTGAATCTCGTCGGTCAGGTAGACGTTCTGCTGCGCGAGCTGGTCCTTCAGGTGTTCGATCTCGCCGAAGGCCAGCGCGTTCTCGACCGCAATCGCGATCTGGTCGGCGGCCTGCATCGCCCGGCCCATTTCGTCCTCGGTGAACGGCTCCGGCAGGTGCCGGCCCAGCATGAGGGCCCCCAGGCGACGGCGCGCCGTCGCGAGCGGGACGTAACACAGGCGTTTGCTGGGGAGATGCTCTCCGCCCCGCTTCACAAATGGTTCCAGCGCGGGACTGGTCGCCATGTCGATGTCGATCGGTTTGCGGAGTGCCAGCGCGACGTGTATCGGTGCCTGGTCTGGTCTCCCTGCCGTGGTCAAGATCAGAGCGGAAGCCATCTCTTCCACCCACGGCGGGAACTCCGGGTCGAACGCCAGCGGCCCGAGGCGTTCGCCCTGGTCGCGCAGCAGCATGAGGCTGGTGCTGTCGTGCGGCACGAGGCGACGGAGGCTGGGCTCGATCGCCGCGCGCAGGGATTTCAGGTCGAGATTCGTGACGACGGCGTTG from the Vicinamibacterales bacterium genome contains:
- a CDS encoding sigma 54-interacting transcriptional regulator, whose translation is MERPHEASLLELMDLLVVHRDVEAMLPDLAVCLRQVVDFDEIALVLPRGGAAADLYTLPLLSAETRPTATEVEVATLPPLQDTKLAELWAGEHPVVLHALDDVCDYAELLAGLREAGKQSACLLPLTTAVRPVGVMVLASSNLGAYDQSDAAFLGRVGNYVAIAIDDVRRSEEALAHQRRVEAERDHWRTLLEINNAVVTNLDLKSLRAAIEPSLRRLVPHDSTSLMLLRDQGERLGPLAFDPEFPPWVEEMASALILTTAGRPDQAPIHVALALRKPIDIDMATSPALEPFVKRGGEHLPSKRLCYVPLATARRRLGALMLGRHLPEPFTEDEMGRAMQAADQIAIAVENALAFGEIEHLKDQLAQQNVYLTDEIQGTLHFGEIVGDSKALQRVLAQLRSVAPTDTSVLLLGETGTGKELIARAIHSMSERKARTLVTVNCATSPTGLLESEWFGHEKGAFTGALNQKPGRFELANQGTLFLDEIGDVPLDLQSKLLRALQEHEIERLGSTRTIHVDFRLIAATNRNLQEMVAKREYRSDLYYRLNVFPIKIPPLRDRREDIPPLVRYFTQRYAKRLRRPIESVARESMDALCRWHWPGNVRELQNVIERAVILSPGATLRVSLSEFEASAEPPPGLAVSLEDAERQHILRTLEETGWVIGGPAGAASRLGLKRTTLFSTMRRLGISRPRPERSGGGGS